In Drosophila simulans strain w501 chromosome 3R, Prin_Dsim_3.1, whole genome shotgun sequence, a single window of DNA contains:
- the LOC6729034 gene encoding uncharacterized protein LOC6729034, which produces MADCSYVRCQQERRLIKKKLLKWSTDMLHIVALERVAEECMGRRQWKHYQDKLTCSHLNIEEQQPIAIAGSEDEPSQYNHSSKEISQSNPNHCKTENHRLEQHHNGSQLLEEDSENNQTSHDSSRTPTPGATSTPSPPPEPIDWRPSAKCNFCVNGRLLTVNAQGKLVAESAATATSSSTSNSHIHQHDSDSNSSASLPHHISGSSGSNNNSSGNRARHIAAASARATPAAATPANSLELYKLLTQRAAKMTSMDSMAAQLAQFSLLADFNLINSLASQQHQQQQQQQQQIASAVTPTTSEVSAAAISPALKDTPSPSADAPLDLSSKPSPNSSISGDVKSVRACATPTSSGRRAYSEEDLSRALQDVVANKLDARKSASQHHEQRSILDNRLFKMKHQDQEQDHDGDELEDSNDDAEAEVDSNASTPAYPAEFARAQLRKLSHLSEHNGSDLGEDLDRGSPKMGRHPACGNASANQGAPPSIPLDANVLLHTLMLAAGIGAMPKLDETQTVGDLIKGLLVANTGGMMNEGLLNLLSASQENSNGNASLLLQQQQHQQHHQQQQQHVAAYRHRLPKSETPETNSSLDPNDASEDPILKIPSFKVSGPASSSSLSPSGLVGGHHHTLNNNNSLSISNNSNHSSNSHRNGSNRSPHSASPMLAAAVAQGGYSAGNSLLTSSSSSIQKMMASNIQRQINEQSGQESLRNGNVSDCSSNNGGSSSLGYKKPSISVAKIIGGTDTSRFGASPNLLSQQHHSAHHLTHQQQQQQLSAQEALGKGTRPKRGKYRNYDRDSLVEAVKAVQRGEMSVHRAGSYYGVPHSTLEYKVKERHLMRPRKREPKPQPDLVGLTGPANKLQLDKLKAGPHGGSKLSNALKNQNNQAAAAAAAAAAAAAAATPNGLKLPLFEAGPQQLSFQPNMFWPQTNATNAYGLDFNRITEAMRNPQASNHHGLMKSPQDMVENVYDGIIRKTLLASEGNGSAAGNGSNGSNGNGHGHGHGHGHALLDQLLVKKTPLPFTNHRNNDYAATSGESVKRSGSPMGNYADIKRERLSADSGGSSDEEHSASHINNNNSDLAHNKNKSGGGGNGQTNGNGRSSRMTSRDDSETDASSLKSGESGGQQNHKMMDLNGGSSSSSHIKCESEAATGHHSPGHHTTSILHEKLAQIKAEQVDQADQADQL; this is translated from the exons CCCTAGAACGCGTTGCTGAAGAATGTATGGGTCGCAGGCAATGGAAACATTATCAAGACAAACTGACGTGCAGCCACTTGAATATCGAGGAGCAACAGCCCATAGCAATAGCCGGTTCCGAGGACGAGCCATCGCAATACAACCACAGCAGCAAGGAGATCAGCCAGAGCAATCCCAACCACTGTAAGACAGAGAACCACCGTCTGGAGCAGCACCACAACGGCAGCCAGCTACTGGAAGAAGATTCTG AAAACAACCAAACATCACACGATTCATCACGTACACCAACACCGGGAGCCACCAGTACACCATCACCACCGCCAGAACCCATCGATTGGAGACCGTCGGCCAAGTGCAACTTCTGTGTTAACGGTCGCCTGCTAACGGTTAACGCCCAGGGCAAGTTGGTGGCCGAGTCAGCAGCAACTGCCACTAGTAGTAGCACTAGTAATAGTCACATTCATCAG CACGACAGTGACAGCAACTCGAGCGCATCACTGCCCCACCacatcagcggcagcagcggcagcaacaacaatagcagtGGCAACAGGGCACGCCACATTGCTGCTGCAAGTGCAagagcaacaccagcagcggCCACACCCGCCAACTCCCTCGAACTCTACAAGCTGCTGACCCAGCGGGCAGCCAAAATGACATCGATGGACTCGATGGCCGCCCAGCTGGCGCAATTCTCACTGCTGGCCGACTTCAATCTGATCAACTCGCTGGCCAGccaacagcaccagcagcagcagcagcaacagcaacagatcGCTAGTGCGGTAACGCCAACTACCTCAGAAGTATCTGCAGCCGCAATCAGTCCCGCACTCAAAGATACACCCAGTCCCAGTGCGGATGCACCGCTCGATCTTAGCAGCAAACCATCGCCGAACTCATCGATTAGCGGCGATGTGAAGTCCGTCAG AGcctgtgccacgcccacgtcaTCGGGAAGAAGGGCGTACAGTGAAGAGGATCTGAGTCGGGCCCTGCAGGATGTGGTGGCCAACAAGCTAGATGCTCGGAAGTCAGCTAGCCAGCACCATGAGCAGCGCTCCATTCTGGACAACCGGCTGTTCAAGATGAAACACCAggaccaggagcaggatcaTGATGGCGACGAGCTCGAGGACTCCAACGATGATGCTGAGGCGGAAGTGGACAGCAATGCGTCGACACCGGCGTATCCGGCAGAGTTTGCAAGGGCACAACTGCGCAAACTGAGCCACCTGTCCGAGCACAATGGCAGCGATCTGGGCGAGGATCTGGATCGTGGATCACCGAAAATGGGGCGACATCCGGCCTGCGGCAATGCCAGTGCCAATCAGGGCGCTCCGCCATCCATTCCGCTGGATGCCAATGTCCTGCTGCACACTCTGATGCTGGCAGCTGGCATCGGAGCAATGCCCAAGCTGGATGAAACGCAAACGGTGGGCGACTTGATCAAGGGTCTGCTGGTGGCCAACACTGGTGGCATGATGAACGAGGGACTGCTGAATCTGCTGTCCGCCAGTCAGGAGaacagcaatggcaatgcctcgctgctgctgcaacagcagcaacatcagcaacaccatcagcagcagcagcaacatgtcgCCGCCTACCGGCATCGCCTGCCCAAGTCGGAGACTCCGGAGACGAACTCCTCGTTGGATCCGAACGATGCCAGCGAGGATCCCATACTGAAGATTCCGTCCTTCAAGGTCAGCGGtccggccagcagcagcagcctgtCGCCGAGCGGACTGGTTGGCGGTCACCACCATACgctgaacaacaacaacagcctcagcatcagcaacaacagcaaccacagcagcaacagccatcGGAACGGCAGCAATCGCAGCCCGCATTCCGCATCGCCCATGCTGGCCGCGGCCGTGGCCCAAGGTGGCTACTCCGCCGGCAACAGTTTGCTGACCTCATCCTCGTCCAGCATACAGAAGATGATGGCCAGCAATATCCAGCGGCAGATCAACGAGCAGAGTGGTCAGGAGAGTCTCAGGAACGGGAATGTCAGcgattgcagcagcaacaatggcggCTCCTCCTCGCTGGGATACAAGAAGCCGAGCATTTCGGTGGCCAAGATCATTGGCGGAACGGACACCTCACGGTTCGGAGCCTCGCCCAATCTGCTGTCCCAACAGCACCATTCGGCTCACCACCTGacccaccagcaacagcagcagcagctgagcGCCCAGGAGGCATTGGGCAAGGGTACGCGACCAAAGAGGGGCAAGTATCGCAACTACGACCGCGACAGTTTGGTGGAGGCGGTCAAGGCGGTGCAGAGAGGTGAAATGTCGGTTCATCGGGCGGGCAGCTACTACGGCGTACCGCATTCCACGCTGGAGTACAAGGTCAAGGAGCGTCACCTGATGCGACCGCGCAAGCGGGAGCCCAAGCCGCAGCCCGATCTCGTCGGCCTGACCGGACCAGCCAACAAGCTGCAGCTGGACAAACTGAAGGCGGGACCACATGGTGGCTCCAAGCTGAGCAATGCCCTCAAGAACCAAAACAACCAggcggctgcggcggcggcggctgcagcagcagcagcggccgctgccacgcccaacGGCCTGAAACTGCCCCTCTTCGAGGCGGGTCCACAGCAGTTGTCCTTTCAGCCGAACATGTTCTGGCCCCAGACGAACGCCACGAATGCCTACGGCCTGGACTTCAATCGCATCACGGAGGCGATGCGGAATCCCCAGGCCTCCAATCACCATGGCCTGATGAAGAGTCCCCAGGACATGGTGGAGAACGTGTACGATGGCATCATCAGGAAGACGCTGCTGGCGAGCGAGGGCAATGGCAGTGCGGCGGGTAAtggcagcaacggcagcaatgGCAACGGGCATGGGCACGGGCATGGCCATGGACACGCCCTGCTCGATCAGCTGCTGGTGAAGAAGACCCCCTTGCCGTTCACCAACCATCGGAACAATGACTACGCCGCCACCAGCGGGGAGAGCGTGAAGCGATCGGGCAGTCCCATGGGCAACTATGCGGACATCAAGCGGGAGCGCCTGAGCGCCgacagcggcggcagcagcgatGAAGAGCACTCGGCCAGCCACatcaataacaacaacagcgattTGGCGcacaacaagaacaagagcggcggcggcggcaatggcCAGACCAATGGGAACGGCAGGAGCAGCCGGATGACGTCGCGGGATGACTCCGAAACGGATGCTAGCAGTTTGAAGAGCGGCGAAAGTGGCGGCCAGCAAAACCACAAAATGATGGATCTCAatggcggcagcagcagcagcagtcacaTCAAGTGCGAATCGGAGGCGGCCACCGGACACCACAGTCCTGGACACCACACCACATCCATACTGCACGAGAAGCTGGCCCAGATCAAGGCCGAGCAGGTGGACCAGGCGGACCAGGCGGATCAGTTATAG